The Lytechinus pictus isolate F3 Inbred chromosome 15, Lp3.0, whole genome shotgun sequence genome contains a region encoding:
- the LOC135156761 gene encoding sperm receptor for egg jelly-like, with protein MSNCRFSLNPSERLVLTAKCEDCTLQTRPRYSWSLIPASSNNSKQSLSWYEDTTTSRTNAYLAIRAYIFGGSEDYTLKVLVYSWSGTKTFAEYAFKSNSPPQLGTCSASPTEGVVLQTHFTILCQGFVDDDEPLSYEVRALTGSKTKTGVSSFHDSSTTGTLIYFGVDPHIPPTFLPVGTASRDFQVDISIKVSDTYGASISTSVAVKVAEPAVDTSQPDKTVTDTILEMASGEESALSSLLETGDTQSATQLVYTLTSLLNAEAEHDADESASATEEEQEEESDFMEEKKTKRAEARESIIANIRQIELRDMETLQQTSAAIAQVTQEKEEISAAAQLSAAQSYQEMSHLLREESGSGHSGGDIVEETAR; from the exons ATGTCAAACTGTCGCTTCAGTCTCAATCCTTCCGAGCGGCTTGTCCTCACCGCCAAGTGCGAAGACTGTACGCTGCAGACTAGACCCCGCTATTCCTGGTCTCTGATCCCAGCCTCTTCCAACAACAGCAAGCAGTCTCTTTCATGGTATGAAGACACCACTACGAGTAGGACCAATGCCTACCTTGCCATCCGGGCTTATATATTTGGAGGATCTGAGGACTACACCTTGAAAGTGCTCG TATATAGTTGGAGTGGCACCAAGACTTTTGCCGAATATGCCTTCAAATCCAACTCCCCTCCACAGCTTGGAACCTGCAGTGCGTCACCCACCGAGGGTGTGGTTCTGCAGACTCATTTTACAATACTCTGTCAGGGATTCGTGGATGATGATGAACCATTGAGTTATGAGGTCAGAGCGTTGACGGGTTCCAAGACTAAAACGGGGGTTAGCTCCTTCCATGATTCTTCAACAACag GTACCTTGATATATTTTGGTGTGGATCCGCATATTCCTCCGACTTTCCTACCTGTTGGCACAGCAAGCCGTGATTTTCAAGTTGACATTTCCATCAAGGTATCTGATACCTATGGGGCTAGTATCAGTACTTCAGTTGCTGTAAAG GTAGCAGAACCAGCAGTAGACACGAGCCAACCTGACAAAACTGTGACTGACACTATCCTGGAGATGGCGTCTGGTGAAGAGAGCGCCCTCTCAAGTCTACTAGAAACCGGGGACACTCAGAGTGCCACACAGTTGGTGTATACGCTCACGTCTTTACTCAACGCGGAGGCCGAGCATGACGCTGACGAATCTGCAAGTGCCACAGAGGAGGAGCAGGAGGAGGAAAGTGACTtcatggaagaaaagaagacaaAGAGAGCAgaa GCTAGAGAGTCCATCATTGCCAACATCCGTCAGATAGAACTTAGAGACATGGAAACGCTACAACAAACCTCAGCTGCCATTGCCCAGGTCACTCAAGAGAAGGAAGAAATTTCTGCTGCAGCTCAA